In the genome of Bacillus sp. S3, one region contains:
- a CDS encoding LLM class flavin-dependent oxidoreductase, translating to MEIGVSTFVETTPDVQTGEVKSHAERLREVVEEIVLADKIGLDIFGVGEHHRKDYAASSPAIVLAAAASQTKQIRLTSAVTVLSSADPVRVFQDFATLDAISNGRAEIMAGRGSFIESFPLFGYDLNDYNELFDEKLELLLKIRESEKVSWRGGHRPAINNLGVYPRPVQDPLPVWIGSGGTPQSVIRAGMLGLPLVLAIIGGSPLQFAQHVNLYKRAAAQAGHDVTKLPVASHSHGFVAEDTMTAADKFFPSTQQAMNVLGRERGWGHYDRSSFDAARSFEGALYVGDPETVAAKIIHLRKHVGITRFMLHVPVGSMPHEDVLKAIELLGTEVAPLVREEVAKWEAEQV from the coding sequence GTGGAAATAGGGGTAAGTACGTTTGTAGAGACAACGCCGGATGTTCAAACGGGTGAGGTGAAAAGTCATGCCGAGCGGCTGCGTGAGGTGGTTGAAGAAATTGTTCTTGCTGACAAGATTGGTTTAGATATCTTTGGTGTTGGTGAGCATCACCGTAAAGATTATGCGGCTTCCTCACCAGCAATTGTGCTGGCTGCAGCTGCGTCGCAAACGAAGCAAATTCGGCTGACGAGTGCCGTTACAGTGCTTTCCTCCGCCGATCCTGTACGGGTATTCCAAGATTTCGCTACACTTGATGCCATTTCGAATGGCCGTGCAGAGATTATGGCAGGCAGGGGTTCGTTTATCGAATCCTTTCCGTTGTTTGGGTATGATTTAAATGACTATAATGAGCTGTTTGATGAGAAGCTGGAGTTATTATTGAAAATCCGCGAGTCTGAGAAAGTGAGCTGGAGGGGCGGGCACCGGCCGGCAATCAACAACCTGGGCGTGTATCCTAGACCGGTTCAGGATCCATTACCTGTATGGATTGGCAGCGGGGGCACACCACAATCTGTCATTCGTGCGGGCATGCTTGGCCTGCCGCTTGTTTTAGCGATTATTGGAGGCAGTCCGCTGCAGTTTGCCCAGCATGTAAATCTCTATAAAAGAGCGGCTGCCCAGGCAGGCCATGATGTGACTAAGCTGCCAGTTGCCTCACATTCGCATGGTTTCGTTGCTGAGGATACCATGACGGCAGCAGATAAATTTTTCCCTTCAACGCAGCAAGCCATGAACGTACTTGGACGGGAACGCGGCTGGGGGCATTATGACCGCTCAAGTTTTGATGCTGCCCGAAGCTTTGAGGGTGCACTGTACGTCGGAGATCCGGAAACGGTTGCGGCAAAAATTATTCATCTTCGCAAACACGTAGGCATTACCCGCTTTATGCTGCATGTACCGGTTGGCTCCATGCCGCACGAGGATGTATTGAAGGCGATTGAGCTGCTGGGAACAGAAGTGGCACCGCTGGTTCGGGAAGAAGTCGCGAAGTGGGAAGCAGAGCAGGTTTAG
- a CDS encoding glycosyltransferase, whose product MRTVMHLNLRVDPTQYISQIRNVPNYDYIHTVRQPKYMIDLSLLNEKVHYLNEIFSPTEFIKKHQLSLLHAHHGQLGVLLLPFKNATKLPLVTSIRGRDATLANQPVGYLENMKKLFEQGDRFFPVCQYLADRIIAWGCPPEKIRVLYGGVDLSQYTYRTPKRNGSQNIISIGRLVEKKGHHILMKAFHKIKDRFPNATLTIIGKGELEEELKALAKQLELGDSFRLLHHLPKEQVREHLRNADLFCAASLEAANGDVEGIPNTLKEAMATGVPVISTRHAGIPELVRHKQNGFLVQENNVEQLAAALEFMLKNRQVWGKYSIAARKKIEQAFDLQKQLLQQANYYDELLGGSK is encoded by the coding sequence TTGCGTACAGTCATGCATCTAAATTTAAGGGTTGACCCGACCCAATATATATCACAGATTCGGAATGTTCCTAACTATGATTATATCCATACCGTCCGCCAGCCTAAATATATGATTGATCTCTCGCTTCTTAATGAAAAGGTACACTATTTAAATGAGATCTTCTCGCCAACTGAATTTATTAAGAAACATCAGCTGTCACTCTTACACGCCCACCACGGTCAATTAGGGGTATTATTACTCCCATTTAAGAATGCAACAAAGCTTCCGTTAGTCACTAGTATCCGCGGGAGGGATGCAACCCTTGCCAATCAGCCAGTTGGATACTTAGAGAACATGAAAAAGCTGTTCGAGCAAGGAGATCGCTTTTTCCCAGTCTGTCAATATTTAGCTGATAGGATCATTGCATGGGGGTGCCCTCCAGAGAAAATCAGAGTGTTATATGGCGGTGTCGACCTTAGTCAATACACCTACCGCACACCTAAGAGGAACGGCTCCCAAAACATTATCTCAATCGGCAGGTTAGTAGAGAAAAAGGGCCACCATATTCTCATGAAAGCTTTTCATAAAATAAAGGATAGATTCCCAAATGCGACATTGACAATCATCGGCAAAGGGGAATTAGAAGAAGAGCTGAAGGCCTTGGCTAAACAGTTAGAATTAGGGGATTCATTTCGTCTCTTACACCATCTCCCTAAAGAACAAGTCCGGGAACACTTAAGAAATGCAGATTTATTTTGCGCTGCCAGCTTAGAAGCCGCGAACGGAGATGTAGAAGGGATTCCGAATACCTTAAAAGAAGCAATGGCAACAGGCGTCCCAGTCATCTCAACCCGGCATGCCGGCATCCCTGAATTAGTTAGACATAAGCAAAATGGCTTTTTAGTGCAGGAAAACAACGTTGAACAACTTGCCGCTGCTCTTGAGTTTATGTTAAAGAATCGGCAGGTATGGGGGAAATATTCCATTGCAGCCCGCAAAAAAATTGAACAAGCCTTTGATCTTCAGAAACAGCTCTTACAGCAGGCAAATTATTATGATGAACTGTTAGGAGGATCGAAATGA
- a CDS encoding L,D-transpeptidase family protein: MKKLTIVFVLIFSIFFFNVPTDAAGSSQLLVINKKINTLAYYDGGKLIKTFKVATGRSRDLTPEGTFRIVNKIVNRPYYTGKIPGGDPRNPLGDRWMGLEARGTYGTTYGIHGNANESSIGKYISSGCVRMHNEEVRWLYSQIQVYTPVIITWSDSSFDAIAKANGYSVSTNGWVLADGKWYFYANGVAKTGWLSTGGVWYYLDGSGVMKTGWVLDNGKWYYLEKSGAMKTGWLLTGGKWYYLEKSGTMKTGWLFNGGKWYFLDNSGAMKTGWLANGGKWYFLENSGAMKTGWLANGGKWYFLDNSGAMKTGWLNDGEKKYFLDNSGAMKTGWAAIDGKWYYFYPSGSMAVNTVIDGWEVGPDGVWIVPVPAPVTDPVEYVALGDSLAAGMTPLGGDGPGYPDFIAEKFKESNETYDLRDFDNFGVSGFTTTHVIEQLKNVEVQKEIKEATHLTIDIGANDLLPVIQTNAAQAPAAIAEAAKNINIILGTIDQLNPTVKVYVMGYYNPYPYIQDAGQKVQLDQLLQGFNAQIQAQAAQHGDTFVATDTLIASKFQEYLPNPANIHLSLTGYQAVAGEFWKVMK; this comes from the coding sequence ATGAAAAAATTAACGATTGTTTTTGTCCTAATATTTAGCATCTTTTTCTTTAATGTACCAACGGATGCAGCTGGTAGTTCACAATTACTAGTCATCAACAAAAAAATCAATACACTCGCTTATTATGATGGCGGGAAGTTGATTAAAACCTTTAAGGTGGCAACGGGCAGATCTAGAGATCTAACCCCGGAAGGCACATTTAGAATTGTGAATAAGATTGTCAATCGTCCGTATTATACGGGTAAGATTCCCGGCGGTGATCCGCGTAACCCATTAGGTGACAGATGGATGGGGCTCGAGGCAAGAGGTACATATGGTACCACATATGGAATACATGGAAATGCGAATGAAAGTTCCATAGGTAAATATATTAGTTCAGGTTGTGTACGCATGCACAACGAAGAAGTACGCTGGCTTTACAGCCAAATCCAGGTGTACACACCAGTTATCATTACCTGGTCTGATAGCAGCTTTGATGCAATTGCCAAAGCAAATGGATATTCGGTCAGCACAAACGGCTGGGTACTGGCTGACGGGAAATGGTATTTTTATGCCAATGGTGTAGCGAAAACAGGCTGGCTTTCTACTGGTGGAGTATGGTATTACCTTGATGGCTCCGGTGTCATGAAAACCGGCTGGGTATTAGATAATGGTAAATGGTATTATCTTGAAAAAAGCGGTGCGATGAAAACCGGCTGGTTGTTAACCGGCGGAAAATGGTACTATCTTGAAAAATCAGGCACAATGAAAACCGGCTGGCTTTTCAACGGAGGTAAATGGTACTTCCTAGACAATAGTGGCGCAATGAAAACGGGCTGGTTAGCAAATGGAGGCAAATGGTACTTCCTTGAAAACAGCGGCGCGATGAAAACCGGTTGGTTAGCAAATGGAGGCAAATGGTATTTCCTAGATAACAGCGGCGCGATGAAAACAGGCTGGCTAAACGATGGAGAGAAAAAATATTTCCTAGATAACAGTGGAGCCATGAAAACCGGCTGGGCAGCAATTGATGGAAAATGGTATTACTTCTATCCAAGCGGCTCTATGGCTGTAAATACAGTCATTGACGGCTGGGAAGTCGGTCCAGATGGCGTATGGATTGTTCCAGTCCCTGCTCCAGTTACAGATCCAGTTGAATATGTTGCTTTAGGTGATTCTTTAGCAGCCGGGATGACTCCTCTAGGGGGAGATGGTCCAGGTTACCCTGATTTTATAGCTGAAAAATTCAAAGAATCCAACGAAACCTATGATTTAAGGGATTTTGATAACTTTGGAGTTTCAGGCTTTACAACTACTCATGTAATTGAACAGCTGAAAAACGTTGAAGTACAAAAGGAAATTAAAGAAGCTACACATTTAACGATTGATATTGGTGCAAATGATCTGCTCCCTGTGATCCAAACGAATGCAGCACAAGCACCGGCAGCGATTGCTGAGGCAGCGAAAAACATAAACATAATTTTAGGCACCATTGATCAATTAAATCCAACGGTCAAGGTGTATGTGATGGGCTACTATAACCCATACCCATATATTCAAGATGCGGGGCAGAAAGTTCAATTAGACCAATTATTACAAGGATTTAACGCCCAGATTCAAGCACAGGCAGCTCAACATGGCGATACATTTGTCGCTACAGATACACTAATTGCAAGCAAGTTCCAAGAGTATCTTCCAAACCCGGCTAATATCCACTTAAGCTTAACAGGATATCAGGCAGTAGCTGGTGAGTTCTGGAAGGTCATGAAATAG
- the gdhA gene encoding NADP-specific glutamate dehydrogenase — MQTIEDVKQSGSKAARDYVNTVFETVKNRNAFESEFHQAVKEIFDSLVPVFAKHPSYIEQGILERIVEPERVITFRVPWVDDSGKVQVNRGFRVQFNSAIGPYKGGLRFHPSVNASIIKFLGFEQIFKNSLTGQPIGGGKGGSDFDPKGKSDNEIMRFCQSFMTELYRHIGPDVDVPAGDIGVGAREIGFMFGQYKKIRGGFEAGVLTGKGLGYGGSLARTEATGYGTVYFVEEMLKDQGLSFCGSTVVVSGSGNVSIYAMEKATQFGAKVVACSDSNGYIYDDNGINLETVKQIKEVERKRISEYVNYHPQAQYFEGCSGIWSIPCDIALPCATQNEIDETSAKILVSNGVKAVGEGANMPSTLAAVDIFLNSEVLFGPGKAANAGGVAVSALEMAQNSQRLSWTFEEVDAKLHQIMINIYQNSVKASEEYGFPGNLVVGANIAGFTKVANAMIAQGVI; from the coding sequence ATGCAAACAATTGAAGATGTAAAACAATCAGGATCAAAGGCAGCAAGGGATTATGTAAATACTGTGTTCGAGACGGTGAAAAACCGCAATGCGTTTGAAAGTGAATTTCATCAAGCAGTGAAGGAAATTTTTGATTCACTTGTGCCCGTTTTCGCGAAACACCCATCATATATCGAGCAGGGGATCCTTGAAAGAATCGTTGAACCAGAAAGAGTTATCACCTTCCGTGTTCCCTGGGTGGATGATTCCGGTAAGGTGCAGGTAAACCGCGGCTTCCGCGTGCAATTCAACAGCGCCATCGGACCTTATAAAGGCGGCTTGCGCTTCCATCCGTCGGTAAATGCCAGCATTATCAAATTTTTAGGATTTGAGCAGATTTTTAAAAACTCTTTAACTGGTCAGCCAATTGGCGGCGGAAAAGGCGGCTCCGATTTCGATCCAAAGGGAAAATCAGACAACGAAATCATGCGCTTCTGCCAAAGTTTTATGACAGAGCTTTACCGTCATATTGGTCCAGATGTCGATGTGCCGGCAGGGGATATCGGTGTTGGTGCCAGAGAAATCGGCTTCATGTTTGGCCAGTATAAAAAAATCCGCGGCGGATTCGAAGCAGGGGTATTAACAGGTAAAGGACTAGGCTACGGCGGCAGCTTAGCCCGCACCGAGGCAACCGGTTACGGTACAGTTTACTTTGTTGAGGAAATGTTAAAGGACCAAGGACTGAGCTTCTGCGGCAGTACGGTCGTTGTATCCGGTTCAGGTAATGTGTCTATTTATGCGATGGAAAAAGCAACCCAGTTCGGCGCCAAGGTTGTGGCCTGCAGTGATTCCAACGGGTATATCTATGATGATAACGGCATTAATTTAGAGACCGTTAAACAAATTAAAGAAGTTGAGCGGAAAAGAATCAGCGAGTATGTTAATTACCACCCGCAAGCCCAATATTTCGAAGGATGCTCAGGGATTTGGTCGATTCCGTGTGACATCGCCTTACCTTGTGCAACCCAAAATGAAATTGATGAAACGTCAGCAAAGATTCTTGTATCCAACGGCGTAAAAGCGGTTGGCGAAGGTGCCAACATGCCTTCAACCTTAGCAGCTGTCGATATTTTCCTTAACAGCGAAGTGTTGTTTGGCCCTGGTAAAGCGGCAAATGCCGGCGGTGTAGCTGTTTCAGCTCTAGAAATGGCTCAAAACAGCCAACGCTTGTCTTGGACATTTGAGGAAGTGGACGCCAAACTCCACCAAATCATGATTAATATTTACCAAAACAGCGTAAAAGCTTCTGAAGAATACGGCTTCCCTGGCAACCTGGTAGTCGGTGCCAACATCGCCGGATTCACAAAAGTAGCTAACGCCATGATCGCACAAGGCGTTATATAA
- a CDS encoding ParM/StbA family protein, which produces MTKSRVAAIDVGNDSIKAIFGELEYELNIPNIIARDTEDRPVIGIEELDDKNPLDGIHVKVHSPALKENNVIYRVGNLATKSNNATELDPGSSKSEEDQTLIMLFTTLALDAVKQKSFPRAKNVIDASYTLGTGLPLREVKEGKDAGYRSKLVGSVHQVEFLVTPKYQGLKVNIKFNEVKVYPEGFAAYINLVMDNNLKIINKDLIDKRILIQDIGGLSTDIAVIKNRNVDDDKAQGFNLGVSESLEAIREEIRTKHGVELDSRRDVVEIITRKNDRNHIMVKGSRTSVHDITDRILLDLAKKQYRLLRNVWQRNSQTEICYFVGGGAHVLKDYLKTINNNLDGYNIEFFEDDKESIWMMANAYYKLVTDFVRRTEKPKATAPVKS; this is translated from the coding sequence ATGACTAAATCCAGAGTTGCCGCAATTGATGTAGGGAATGACTCTATTAAGGCCATTTTCGGAGAATTAGAGTATGAATTGAATATTCCTAACATTATCGCAAGAGACACCGAGGACCGACCGGTAATCGGGATTGAAGAGCTCGATGATAAGAATCCATTGGACGGCATCCATGTTAAGGTACACTCCCCTGCCTTGAAAGAAAATAATGTGATTTACCGTGTCGGCAACTTAGCCACCAAAAGCAATAATGCCACTGAATTAGACCCTGGCAGCAGCAAATCTGAGGAAGACCAAACACTCATTATGCTTTTTACAACACTGGCATTGGATGCGGTTAAACAAAAAAGTTTCCCGCGCGCCAAAAATGTCATTGATGCCAGCTACACACTTGGAACTGGCCTCCCCCTTCGTGAGGTAAAGGAAGGCAAGGATGCGGGATATCGCTCGAAATTAGTCGGATCTGTCCATCAAGTTGAATTTTTGGTGACGCCAAAATACCAGGGCTTGAAAGTAAATATTAAATTTAATGAAGTAAAGGTGTATCCTGAAGGTTTCGCCGCTTACATAAATTTGGTGATGGACAATAATCTAAAAATCATCAATAAGGATTTAATTGATAAGCGTATCTTAATTCAAGATATCGGCGGTTTATCAACTGATATTGCGGTTATTAAAAATCGCAATGTCGATGATGATAAGGCCCAAGGATTTAACCTTGGTGTCTCGGAATCGTTAGAGGCCATTCGCGAAGAAATTAGAACGAAGCACGGCGTGGAACTGGACAGCCGCCGCGATGTAGTCGAAATTATTACCAGAAAAAATGATCGCAACCACATCATGGTAAAAGGAAGCAGGACAAGCGTTCACGATATTACCGACCGCATTCTCTTAGATTTAGCGAAAAAACAATATCGATTACTACGCAATGTATGGCAGAGGAACTCGCAAACGGAAATTTGTTATTTTGTTGGCGGCGGTGCCCATGTCCTAAAGGATTATCTTAAAACAATCAATAACAATTTGGATGGCTATAATATCGAATTCTTTGAGGATGATAAGGAAAGTATTTGGATGATGGCTAATGCTTATTATAAACTCGTCACAGATTTTGTCAGACGAACGGAGAAACCAAAAGCGACTGCACCGGTTAAAAGTTAA
- the ahpC gene encoding alkyl hydroperoxide reductase subunit C, whose product MSLIGKEVQPFKAQAYRNGEFLEVSDADFRGQWSVVCFYPADFTFVCPTELEDLQDQYPALQELGVEVFSVSRDSHFTHKAWHDSSETIGKITYTMIGDPAHVLSRNFDVLIEEEGAADRGTFIIDPDGVIQAVEINAGGIGRDASTLINKIKAAQYVRQNPGEVCPAKWKEGSATLKPSLDLVGKI is encoded by the coding sequence ATGTCTCTAATTGGAAAAGAAGTACAACCATTCAAAGCACAAGCATACAGAAATGGAGAATTTTTGGAAGTTTCAGATGCAGACTTCAGAGGTCAGTGGAGCGTAGTTTGCTTCTATCCAGCTGACTTTACATTCGTTTGCCCAACAGAGTTAGAAGATCTTCAAGATCAGTACCCAGCACTGCAAGAACTTGGCGTTGAAGTATTCTCTGTTTCTAGAGATTCTCATTTTACACATAAAGCATGGCACGATTCATCAGAAACCATTGGTAAAATTACGTATACAATGATCGGTGACCCTGCCCATGTCCTTTCCCGTAACTTTGATGTATTGATTGAAGAAGAAGGTGCTGCAGACCGCGGTACATTCATCATTGATCCAGACGGCGTGATCCAAGCTGTTGAAATTAACGCTGGCGGCATTGGCCGTGATGCTAGCACACTTATTAACAAAATTAAAGCAGCACAATATGTTCGCCAAAATCCTGGTGAAGTTTGCCCTGCAAAATGGAAAGAAGGCTCTGCAACACTTAAGCCAAGCCTTGACCTTGTAGGAAAAATTTAA
- a CDS encoding LysR family transcriptional regulator, protein MELRQIHYFIEVAKREHVTEAAHALHVAQSAVSRQIVNLEAELGVDLFIREGRNVKLTPIGSLFLEQMQQAMKLIDNAKREVEEFLDPEKGTIRIGFPSSLAAYTLPTAVSAFRERYPHVKFQLNQGSYQSLIDGVIKGEFNLALLGPVPKKEKKIRGRTLFTEKIVALLPATHPLAKKRVITLAELREDSFVLFPKGFILREIIVDACSQLGFEPQVSFEGEDIDAIKGLVSAGLGVTLIPEITLIDSLPRSTVKIPITEPEVTRTVGVIIPNERELLPTEKLFFEFLGEFFSILDRYQFEESW, encoded by the coding sequence GTGGAGTTAAGACAGATTCATTATTTTATTGAGGTTGCAAAAAGGGAGCATGTAACGGAGGCTGCCCATGCCCTGCATGTGGCCCAATCGGCAGTGAGCAGGCAGATTGTTAATTTGGAGGCGGAATTAGGGGTTGATTTGTTTATCCGCGAAGGCCGGAATGTCAAATTGACACCAATCGGCAGTTTGTTTTTAGAACAGATGCAGCAGGCGATGAAGCTGATTGATAATGCGAAACGGGAGGTGGAGGAATTTTTAGATCCTGAGAAGGGAACGATTCGGATTGGCTTCCCCAGCAGCCTGGCGGCATACACCTTGCCGACGGCCGTTTCAGCCTTCCGTGAGCGCTATCCTCATGTGAAATTTCAGCTCAATCAAGGTTCCTACCAATCCTTAATTGATGGTGTGATAAAGGGAGAATTTAACCTTGCCCTCCTTGGTCCGGTGCCGAAAAAGGAGAAGAAAATCCGTGGAAGAACATTATTTACTGAAAAAATCGTTGCCTTATTGCCTGCCACCCATCCCCTTGCTAAAAAGCGGGTAATAACATTAGCTGAATTACGGGAAGATTCCTTTGTTCTTTTTCCAAAAGGCTTCATCTTAAGGGAAATTATTGTCGATGCCTGCAGCCAGCTTGGCTTTGAACCGCAGGTGTCGTTTGAGGGGGAGGACATTGATGCCATTAAAGGCTTGGTGTCTGCAGGTCTTGGCGTGACGCTTATTCCGGAAATTACCTTAATAGACAGCCTGCCGCGGTCGACGGTAAAAATTCCGATTACAGAACCGGAAGTAACGAGGACAGTCGGTGTGATCATCCCAAATGAGCGCGAGCTGCTGCCGACGGAGAAGCTGTTTTTCGAGTTCCTCGGGGAATTTTTCAGTATTCTCGACCGTTATCAGTTTGAAGAAAGCTGGTGA
- the rluF gene encoding 23S rRNA pseudouridine(2604) synthase RluF, with protein MRINKFISESGKASRRGADKLISEGRVTINGKAAQIGSQVEPGDQVCIDGSAVNVSHNYVYIALNKPVGITSTTERHIKGNIVDFVNHPLRIFHIGRLDKDSDGLILLTNDGDIVNEILRAENKHEKEYIVTVAKPITPEFLKRMSAGVEILDTKTLPCKVTQLSKYVFKIILTQGLNRQIRRMCAALGYEVVRLQRIRIMNIELGSMPIGQWRDLTKKERQQLFTDLNYEPKEW; from the coding sequence ATTAGGATAAATAAATTTATTAGTGAGTCGGGTAAGGCCTCAAGACGCGGGGCAGATAAATTAATAAGTGAAGGCAGGGTTACGATCAACGGGAAAGCGGCGCAAATAGGCAGCCAGGTTGAGCCCGGTGACCAGGTCTGCATTGATGGCAGTGCGGTCAATGTTTCACATAACTATGTCTATATTGCCTTAAATAAACCCGTTGGTATTACTAGCACAACGGAAAGACATATAAAAGGAAACATTGTTGATTTCGTCAACCATCCATTACGTATTTTCCATATTGGCCGCTTAGACAAGGATTCGGATGGCTTAATATTGCTGACAAATGACGGGGATATTGTGAACGAAATTCTTCGAGCAGAAAACAAGCATGAGAAGGAATATATTGTCACCGTGGCCAAACCGATAACGCCTGAGTTTCTCAAACGAATGTCCGCCGGGGTAGAGATATTAGATACGAAAACACTCCCTTGCAAAGTAACACAGTTATCCAAATATGTCTTTAAAATTATCTTAACTCAGGGTCTGAACCGACAAATCCGCAGGATGTGTGCGGCACTTGGTTACGAGGTAGTCAGGCTGCAGCGGATTAGGATTATGAATATTGAATTAGGCAGCATGCCAATTGGACAATGGCGGGACCTCACGAAAAAAGAACGCCAGCAGCTATTTACAGACCTAAACTATGAGCCGAAAGAATGGTAA
- a CDS encoding NAD-dependent epimerase — MTILVTGAAGFIGFHLAKQLLAKGYQVIGIDNLNDYYDVSLKKDRLKIIEKHPKFEFYKIDLTERNKINQLFVDQSIHRVIHLAAQAGVRYSLTAPHTYVDSNLAGFMSILEACRHHKIEHLIYASSSSVYGANTRIPFSTNDSVDHPLSLYAATKKANELMAHTYSHLFQIPTTGLRFFTVYGPWGRPDMAYYSFTRDIIAGNTIKVFNHGDMSRDFTYIDDIVDGIIALLDHPPAYNSNWNGKNPDPGTSFAPYRIYNIGNHNPVKLLDFIKQLERLVGKKAKIKFLPMQPGDVKETYADITNLQKETGYYPKTTLETGLAQFVDWYKKYH; from the coding sequence ATGACCATATTAGTGACGGGTGCAGCGGGTTTTATTGGTTTCCATCTGGCAAAGCAATTGTTAGCCAAAGGCTATCAGGTTATTGGGATTGATAATCTAAATGACTATTATGATGTTTCATTAAAAAAGGATCGTCTAAAAATTATAGAAAAACATCCTAAGTTTGAATTTTATAAAATCGATTTAACTGAGCGGAACAAAATAAATCAGCTATTTGTTGATCAATCCATCCATCGGGTAATTCATTTGGCTGCCCAGGCCGGTGTCCGGTACAGTTTAACCGCCCCCCATACCTATGTTGATTCCAACCTGGCCGGGTTTATGTCGATTTTAGAGGCATGCAGGCATCATAAAATAGAGCACCTGATCTATGCCTCATCCAGTTCTGTTTATGGCGCCAATACAAGAATTCCATTTTCCACTAATGATAGTGTCGATCACCCCTTAAGCCTTTATGCTGCGACAAAAAAGGCAAATGAATTGATGGCCCATACGTACAGCCATTTATTTCAGATCCCAACAACCGGACTCCGATTCTTTACGGTTTATGGTCCATGGGGAAGACCGGATATGGCTTACTATTCTTTTACCCGGGATATCATTGCAGGGAATACAATAAAGGTATTTAATCATGGGGATATGAGCAGAGACTTTACCTACATTGATGATATTGTGGATGGAATCATCGCATTACTCGATCATCCCCCTGCATACAATTCTAACTGGAATGGCAAAAATCCTGACCCGGGTACTAGCTTTGCTCCTTACCGGATTTATAATATCGGCAATCATAATCCCGTCAAGTTGCTGGACTTTATTAAACAATTAGAAAGACTCGTTGGGAAAAAGGCAAAAATAAAATTTCTGCCGATGCAGCCGGGTGATGTGAAGGAAACTTATGCAGACATAACAAATTTACAAAAGGAAACAGGATACTATCCGAAAACAACCTTAGAAACAGGCTTAGCACAATTCGTCGATTGGTATAAGAAATATCATTGA
- a CDS encoding DUF4023 domain-containing protein, whose product MDNKSTHEYVEKLKENQEKDRKNREHQGDNHPGKKLPNHKH is encoded by the coding sequence ATGGACAACAAAAGCACCCACGAATATGTAGAAAAACTGAAGGAAAACCAAGAAAAGGACAGGAAAAATCGGGAACATCAGGGAGACAATCACCCTGGCAAAAAATTGCCGAATCATAAGCATTAA